The following coding sequences lie in one Nycticebus coucang isolate mNycCou1 chromosome 20, mNycCou1.pri, whole genome shotgun sequence genomic window:
- the LOC128573095 gene encoding olfactory receptor 13G1 codes for MNQSNITEFIILGFTQNPELQGILFLVFLFIYLVAFLGNMLIVIAILCNNTLHTPMYVFLLALAIVDIVCTTSIIPKMLGTMIMSGKTISYGGCMSQLLFFTWSLGAEMVLFTTMAYDRYIAICFPLHYSTIMNHHMCVTLLSIVMAIAVTNSWVHTGLILRLTFCGPNTIDHFFCEIPALLVLSCSPVRINEMMVYVADITLAIGDFTLTCISYGFIIAAILRIHTAEGKQKAFSTCSSHLIVVSLYYSPVIYTYIRPASSYTFKKDKMVAVFYALVTPMLNPIVYSFRNKKMQAGIRKVLAFLKH; via the coding sequence ATGAACCAGAGCAACATAACTGAGTTCATTATTCTGGGCTTCACCCAAAACCCTGAACTCCAGGGAAttctcttccttgtttttcttttcatctaccTTGTGGCTTTTCTTGGTAATATGCTTATTGTCATTGCTATACTCTGTAACAACACCTTGCATACTCCCATGTATGTTTTCCTTCTGGCACTGGCTATTGTGGACATCGTCTGTACAACAAGCATCATACCAAAGATGCTAGGAACTATGATAATGTCAGGAAAGACCATTTCTTATGGGGGCTGCATGTCCCAGCTCCTTTTCTTCACATGGTCCCTAGGAGCTGAGATGGTTCTCTTTACCACCATGGCCTATGACCGCTACATAGCCATCTGTTTCCCTCTTCATTACAGCACTATTATGAACCACCATATGTGTGTGACCCTGCTCAGCATTGTCATGGCTATTGCAGTAACCAATTCCTGGGTACACACAGGTCTCATCCTAAGGTTGACTTTCTGTGGGCCAAATACCATCGACCACTTCTTCTGTGAGATACCTGCACTGTTGGTTTTGTCCTGCAGCCCTGTAAGAATCAATGAAATGATGGTGTATGTTGCCGATATTACCCTGGCCATAGGGGACTTCACCCTTACCTGCATCTCCTATGGTTTTATCATTGCTGCTATTCTCCGCATCCACACAGCTGAAGGCAAGCAGAAGGCCTTCTCAACATGCTCATCCCACCTCATAGTAGTGTCCCTTTACTACTCCCCTGTAATCTACACCTATATTCGCCCTGCTtccagctacacatttaaaaaggaCAAGATGGTAGCTGTCTTCTATGCTCTTGTCACTCCCATGTTAAACCCAATTGTGTATAGCTTCCGTAATAAGAAAATGCAGGCAGGGATTAGAAAAGTGCTTGCATTTCTAAAACATTAG